The genomic window AATCATTTAATTCTCATTCGGTACGCGTGCTTAGAGCACTGGGTGTGCTCCACATGCGGGAGCAGGCACTGGGAGCACACTGGTGGCACTGGGAGCACACTGGTGGCGCTGTCCGGTAGGGAATACAGATACCTGCAAAGTAGATGGGAAGCAAGGCTGGCTGACTCCCTGCCTCCAGATCCTGGCTGGGCACCCTTAGATATAAGCAGTCAGGGGGATTCAGAAAGGTGTGAAACCATGTTCCTGTCTTGAAGGGAGTCAATGCTTTAACTTAGACAACTAAGTACAGATGAAAATAACCGCAGTGCTCAACGAATTCTTAACAAAAGATTTGTGTATCTCACTGTATGTCAGTGctatctcaataaaaaagattgaacgaagtggggaaaaaaataacagacttCAGCCTAGTACCCATTATGTTTGAAACATACGATGCCAACAAAGACATTATGTTTACAGATCTTTAAGCAAGTTATTGAACCTGAACAGTGTGTTGAGGGTCGAGTAttctgaaaaaggagaaatattttgaaagcgGACAGGCAGCATAAGGGTTAACTACAGACTGTAGCCAAGCAGGCTTAGTTCAAATCCCAGATCCCCATccttgagaacatttttttttttcttttttttcaacgttttttatttatttttgggacagagagagacagagcatgaacgggggaggggcagagagagagggagacacagaatcggaaacaggctccaggctccgagccatcagcccagagcctgacgcggggctcgaactcacggaccgcgagatcgtgacctggctgaagtcggacgcttaaccgactgcgccacccaggcgcccccttgagaacattttaaagcctgtttccccatctgtaaaatgaggataatagaaCCCTTTTCCTAGTATAAAGTGATGCATGTTAGGGGTTTAATATAGCCTGGCATAGAATACCTTAGTACATGTAGTACTGGtaggaaagaatggaaaacacTTGTTAACATATTGGATATagacacagagaaggaggaaTTAAGAACAAGGCCAAGGTTTCCTCCCCTGGAGGCATAGTCAGTCATTAATGGAGCCAGGAAAGGTTTGAAAAAGCTTTATGGCTAACGTTCTCcagtatctttctttcttttttttttttttttttttggaccagcCTAACACGCACTAAGAGCATGCAAAGTCCGTCTAATTTGATGAACTAGGGCCATGCTAAGATATGGAGCCAGCAAAAGGGCAGGGCCCAATCTACGGGCGTGGGGAAGGCTTTCTAGAAGAGGTGACCGTTCCACGTAGTCCTGAAGGGTGAGTAAGCTTTGAGGTGAAGGCAGGTGGGAAGGGCGttccagagagagacaaacacgaGCAAAGGCAGAGAAGTGAGACCTAGCATAACGAATGCAGGAAGCTGTAGACACTTTGTCTTTCTAGGGCACAAAAAAAGAAGGTGGTGAGGGGGTGGAAAAGGAGACTGGGAATGTAGGCAGAAGCCCCCCTGCGGCCACCACTGACTGGCCTTGCCATACTATTGGACTGCTCCAGCCCCTTCCCAGCCCTGAGCTGGGGATGCTGTCGTAGCCCCAGCACTGTGCACACAACAGGTGCAGGCATTTTCAGCCCACTCCGCCCTATTATTGCAGGCCTGGCGTATCCTGTTTTTCTAAGCTTACCCCACAGGGTGGGCAGACAGGACCAGCCGGATTAGAGTGTTTGGAAAAGAGTTAGTGAGGTGCCCAGGCTGTGTCATTGCATGCCAGGGGCTGAGagtttttccccctctctcctggtCTTTGGGCCGGGACACTCCCTGAAGAGGCAGGGTTGTAACCTGTCCCACCCATGATCTATGCGTCATTCACCTAGTACGTCTTTGATAAGCATCTGCTGAAGGAATAACATTGTTAGGTGCTTGGAATACACTGAGAAGTAACTCAGTCCTGCCGCTTCATGACCGCCCCAtccaattgttttttgttttctttttttagtttatttatttttgaaagagagcgagagagagcgcgcaaggggggaggggcagggagagagggagagagggagacaaggaatccaaagcaggctccaggctctgagctgtcagtgcagagcccgacatgggactcaaacccatgaatcttgagatcatgacctgagccaaagttggacgcttaaccgactgaaccacccaggcacctcctagCCCCATCCAATTGTAAAGGTACTTTATAAACACCCGATAGAGTGTCACAAGGCATAGGAACTTTAATAACAGtagccaggctctgggctaaatATTGTGTCTGTGGCTTATTTAACCTTCATAACAATCTTATTAAAAGAGTCTCATTTTATGTGTGATGTTCTTCATAAAACAGTCTCATTttaaagtgatttgcccaaggtcaaggaGCTTCTGAGTGCTAGAGCCCTGATTACTATCCAGGCAGTCAGCCTCCAGCGTCTCCACTGTGTAACCACTAGGTATACTGCCCCCCAGAGACGATTTTGAGCCTTTTGTGTTAAGTAAATGCTACGAATTCAGAGAAAGGAGCAGTTACTATGGGTTGAAAACATCCACAAAGGCTTCCTGGGGAAGGTGGGAGCTGATTTGGCCTTGAAGCTTGGGTTGAATGGGgataggaagaggaaaagagcagagatTCAATTTATTGACTCTTCTCCTTTGAATCCTCACTCTCAGCCCAGAATGGCAAAACTGGTAGGGACCTGAAGATCATCGAGCCCAGGGGTTCTCAAACTCTCCTAGGATTTGGACATTTTTCCTTAGATGAAAGATGAATAGAGATCTTTCCTCTGAGAGAGGGCCACTTGTATCTTTGCTGTCTGGAGGAGTAGGAGGCAAAGGTAATAGTTCCCAAAAGACAGGAATGAaggggatatatatttttttaagtttatttattttgagagagtgagcgagaggggtgggggagagtgagagcagggagggggcggggcagagagagagagggagagagggagagaatcccaagcaggctcctcactgtcaacacagagcccgacgctgtgctcaaactcatgaacctacaagatcatgacctgagccaaaatcaagagtcagatgcttaactgactgagccacccaggggccccagaggcAACGTTTTACACAGTGCATAATCAGCcggcctgctgctgctgctgcctcttGTCTGTTTTCTCTCCCGTCTGGTCTCACAGTGAATCCCTGGGAGCTTCAGCTGGGCCACAGAGAGTGAATGGAAGGAGTGGGGCTTTCAACTGCTATACATGAGAATGGATGCAGTGTTAGTTGGACAGGGTCCTGACAAAAGACACCGAATTGGGATTGGAGGATGAATGTCAGTCTTCCTTCCCTACATCCTACACTGCCTCGTGGTCTCTGGAAAAGCCATCAGTCACTGTAAATCCCTCTGGGGTCTTGTCTTATAAGGGAAAGGGGTGGGCAGTACCTTTCTCACTGTCACATCTACCTTCCCTAGCTACATGCAGGTGAAATTTGTCTGTATTCGGACCCAGTCGAACAGGAAGAGAACATCAGAGGCAGACATGTGCCCAGCATACTTGCTCCTGCGGTACAATGAGAAACTGGATCGACTGTTTATTAGTGAACTCAACACCCAGCATGTCCATGTTGATTCCAAAACTGCAGGACCCAGAGGAGACACCACTGGCAAACCTCAAAAGACCATGTACCTGCAGAAACCCCAGCCTGAGCAGCCTGCAACCAAGAAAGACCTTGACCTAGCCAAGAAGTCCCCCGTTGAACCATCATTTTGCTTAGACAAGGTCCAAGCACCCTCAAAGCCAGAGCAGGAAGGCATCACTCCTTCTGACCTGGCCAAGATAGCAAAAGTGATGAAAAACTTTCTTAAGGTGGATGAGGGTTCCATGGCCTCTCTCAGCGTGGGCAACAGCCAAGACCTGGACCGGCTCAGCTTCCAGAGCAGCAAGATGACCGATCTGTTTATCCGCTTCCCAGAGAATCTCCTGCTACACCGCGTGGAGAACACCCAGGGCCACATCCTCTATGCTTTCTTGGTGGAGAACAAGGAGCGAGAGGGTCGAGTGGTACACTTTGCCGTGCTCAAGGCTGAGACAGCTACCTCCGTGGCCAAGATGCTGAGTATCTTCACAGAGTTCAACACAGACTGGCCCAAGGTCAAGGTGGTCTTTGTGGACCCGTCCTTCCCCCATCGAGCCATCCTGCAGGAGATCTTCCCTGCTGCCCGCATCCTCCTGTCCATCTACCACACCACCCGGCTCTTGGAGAAGAAGTTGCATCGTAGTTCAGCAAATCCATCCTTTAAAAGGCTCATGAAGGAAGCCCTGCGGGAGGCTGTGTTTGTCACTTCTGATGCCAGCCTGCAAAATCTCTGTCAGATGTCCCAAGCCCTACTGGACGAGGAGCTCTTCAGCTTCCTGCAGGCCCACTGGTTCTCCTGTGAGCTGCTGTGGTACATGCACGTGAGGAAAGGCCTGCACGCGTGTAACACGTACATGGACAGCCTGGACGTTGTCACCAGCAAGGTGTCCGGCCTCTTTCGGGAACAGCAGTCTCTGCTGGACTGCATCCTCCGCTTTGTGGATTATATAGACTTCTTTAATACCAAAGGCTTGAAAAACTTGCCCACAGCTCCTCCCAAGTTAAAAAGAGCCCGACCAGCCAGCATGCCGCCGAAGTCCAAGAAGGCATTTGGAGTCTG from Neofelis nebulosa isolate mNeoNeb1 chromosome 9, mNeoNeb1.pri, whole genome shotgun sequence includes these protein-coding regions:
- the ZSWIM3 gene encoding zinc finger SWIM domain-containing protein 3 produces the protein MELGSCFKTYEDFKECFSAYKKENRCSFILRDCVSVRFHNLNHGTSIREDILYMQVKFVCIRTQSNRKRTSEADMCPAYLLLRYNEKLDRLFISELNTQHVHVDSKTAGPRGDTTGKPQKTMYLQKPQPEQPATKKDLDLAKKSPVEPSFCLDKVQAPSKPEQEGITPSDLAKIAKVMKNFLKVDEGSMASLSVGNSQDLDRLSFQSSKMTDLFIRFPENLLLHRVENTQGHILYAFLVENKEREGRVVHFAVLKAETATSVAKMLSIFTEFNTDWPKVKVVFVDPSFPHRAILQEIFPAARILLSIYHTTRLLEKKLHRSSANPSFKRLMKEALREAVFVTSDASLQNLCQMSQALLDEELFSFLQAHWFSCELLWYMHVRKGLHACNTYMDSLDVVTSKVSGLFREQQSLLDCILRFVDYIDFFNTKGLKNLPTAPPKLKRARPASMPPKSKKAFGVCGGSLTRLPVEKTEPEPQRAPLQQQPQVQPSPEGMLDTLHGSGSELAYKLCHNEWEVVQNSTHLVDVAGSSVDIQLLEDSHQVSKDGCSCSCSFQQWYHLPCRHILALLHTSQKPVGEAMVCRRWQKRYQHLLGPSGELRDPVAVPNTGQPGKQGRSDVIQDLSRELANLLMQSEGPELEERCSTLRKIVDIWADPCQPPEPSQQPEGFKDVGRLPFLWGKQEEGEGLPLAGATIHD